The Armatimonadota bacterium genome includes a window with the following:
- a CDS encoding membrane protein, with protein MESHHLSAGSLKEHLQVKHYAHDHPPVRDANEVFESRLSPLDRLAVFITDKVGSMGFFGIIFLWTVGWVGYNTLAAKVPALGWKAFDPFPAFVAYLLISNVIQILLMPLIMVGQNVQARHSEVRAELDFEINQKAEKELAIALERLEQNNQVLLTILSRLDALTSNPQEAEQDQEHKESS; from the coding sequence ATGGAATCTCATCATCTTTCGGCCGGATCATTGAAGGAGCATCTGCAGGTCAAGCACTATGCCCACGATCATCCGCCGGTCCGCGACGCCAACGAAGTTTTCGAATCCAGACTGAGCCCGCTGGACCGGCTCGCCGTGTTCATCACGGACAAAGTGGGCTCGATGGGGTTTTTCGGCATCATCTTCCTGTGGACTGTCGGGTGGGTGGGCTACAACACTCTGGCCGCGAAAGTGCCCGCACTGGGCTGGAAGGCCTTCGACCCGTTTCCGGCGTTCGTGGCCTACCTGTTGATCTCGAACGTCATCCAGATCCTGCTGATGCCGCTGATCATGGTTGGGCAGAACGTGCAGGCAAGGCACAGCGAAGTGCGGGCGGAGCTGGACTTCGAGATCAATCAGAAAGCCGAGAAGGAGCTTGCCATCGCGCTGGAGCGTCTGGAGCAGAACAATCAGGTGCTGCTTACCATCCTTTCCCGGTTGGATGCCCTGACCTCCAACCCGCAGGAGGCAGAGCAAGACCAGGAACACAAAGAGTCCTCGTGA
- a CDS encoding glycosyl transferase: MSPDVSTVPDISVSVVNWNTRSDLLECLSSIIPRECRHLPSGCVFQSGGVFCDVTVVDNNSQDFSADAVQNIFPVVRLLRMDRNLGFAAGHNRAFAAARGRYRFVLNPDATVSAGCLKALLDFAEAHPRAAVIGPRVLNPDGSIQHSARAFPTLMAALYRHSLLGKLFPDNPHTRRYLQSDWDHRDSRQVDWVSGSAMLIREEAVRELGGFDERYYMYVEDVDLCWRARQAGWEVWFCADAEVTHKKARASDLMPNRMIYHHHRSMYIFYRTHYRPRAGVLERVITPPGLVLRAAYFIGRNKLHGWLRKGE, encoded by the coding sequence GTGAGCCCGGATGTTTCCACAGTCCCGGACATCAGCGTCTCTGTTGTGAACTGGAACACGCGCAGCGACCTTCTGGAGTGTCTCTCCAGCATCATTCCCCGCGAGTGCAGACACCTGCCCTCGGGATGCGTGTTTCAGTCCGGAGGAGTCTTCTGCGATGTAACGGTGGTGGACAACAACTCGCAGGACTTCTCGGCCGATGCCGTTCAGAACATCTTCCCGGTGGTCCGCCTGTTACGGATGGATCGGAATCTGGGATTTGCGGCCGGTCACAACCGGGCGTTCGCGGCAGCCCGGGGACGTTACCGGTTCGTTCTGAACCCTGATGCCACCGTCTCGGCGGGTTGCCTGAAAGCCCTGCTGGACTTCGCGGAGGCGCATCCCCGGGCGGCGGTCATCGGACCGCGCGTGCTGAATCCGGACGGGTCCATCCAGCACTCGGCGCGTGCCTTCCCCACGCTGATGGCGGCCCTCTACCGTCACAGCCTTCTGGGAAAGCTGTTCCCGGACAATCCCCACACCCGCCGCTACCTTCAGAGCGACTGGGATCACCGCGACTCCCGGCAGGTGGATTGGGTCAGCGGCTCCGCGATGCTGATCCGCGAGGAGGCCGTGCGGGAGCTGGGAGGCTTCGACGAGCGATATTACATGTACGTGGAGGATGTGGATCTGTGCTGGCGGGCCCGTCAGGCAGGATGGGAGGTTTGGTTTTGCGCGGACGCCGAAGTGACGCATAAAAAGGCCCGGGCCAGCGATCTGATGCCCAACCGGATGATTTACCATCATCACCGCAGTATGTACATCTTTTACCGGACGCATTACCGGCCACGCGCCGGGGTATTGGAGAGGGTCATCACACCGCCGGGGCTGGTGCTGCGGGCTGCTTACTTCATTGGAAGGAACAAACTGCACGGATGGCTGAGAAAGGGCGAATGA
- the topA gene encoding DNA topoisomerase 1, which produces MAKAKPLIIVESPAKTRTLKNFLGGEFDIQASMGHVRDLPKSEMGIDIEHGFQPRYVVPRDRAKVVKALREAAGRASEVYLASDPDREGEAIAWHVAELLGVPDARRIEFNAITRDAVLEAFKHPRTIDHDRVNAQQARRVLDRLVGYRLSPLLWKKLGKRTLSAGRVQSVALRLICDREREIQAFIPVEYWTITATLTPHGQKHPFDARLAQIDGKKAEIGTGEQAEGIVRELDGAEYRVAKVETKERVRNAPAPFITSTLQQEAARKLGFTASRTMRVAQDLYEGVELPGEGSVGLITYLRTDSTRVAPEAVEEARAYIRDNYGPQYLPAAPRTYRKSKAAQDAHEAIRPTRVHREPDSLKAHLSDEHYKLYRLIWQRFVASQMNPAVYDVETVDISAGRFTFRATGSTQRFDGFRRVYSEGQDDTPAEPADEDRPPLPQMAEGDVLDLLKLLPEQHFTEPPPRYTEATLVRALEEHGIGRPSTYAGIISTLKEKEYVRLEKKRFHPTALGFAVSDRLVEHFPGIMDVKFTAGVEAGLDEIEKGRTEWTRLVSDFYGPFEEALKRADAEMERVKLEPERTDLKCPNCGGDVVIRDGRFGKFLACSRYPECKTIIKERKETGVSCPSCGEGHLLERKSRRGKVFYGCDRYPSCEFVLWDRPVGECCPDCGGPLVEKVTKSRGREIRCSNRDCGYARSVEEQECEDAPEVTALAS; this is translated from the coding sequence ATGGCAAAGGCAAAACCGCTGATCATAGTCGAGTCGCCTGCGAAAACGCGGACGCTGAAGAACTTTCTGGGCGGAGAGTTTGACATTCAGGCGTCCATGGGGCACGTTCGCGACCTCCCCAAGAGCGAGATGGGGATTGACATCGAGCACGGCTTCCAGCCGCGCTATGTGGTGCCCCGGGACCGCGCCAAAGTGGTCAAGGCGCTGAGAGAAGCGGCAGGGCGGGCCAGCGAGGTGTATCTGGCTTCGGACCCGGACCGCGAGGGTGAGGCCATCGCCTGGCACGTGGCGGAGCTGCTGGGCGTCCCGGATGCCCGGCGCATAGAGTTCAACGCCATCACGCGCGACGCCGTTCTGGAGGCGTTCAAGCACCCCCGCACCATTGATCACGACCGGGTGAACGCGCAGCAGGCCCGCCGCGTCCTGGACCGTCTGGTGGGTTACCGCCTGAGCCCTCTGCTCTGGAAAAAGCTTGGCAAGCGGACACTGAGCGCGGGGCGGGTGCAGAGCGTGGCGTTGCGGCTCATCTGCGACCGCGAACGGGAGATCCAGGCGTTCATCCCGGTGGAATACTGGACCATCACCGCCACGCTGACTCCCCACGGCCAGAAGCACCCGTTCGACGCGCGTCTGGCGCAGATTGACGGCAAGAAGGCCGAGATCGGCACAGGGGAGCAGGCGGAAGGAATCGTCCGGGAACTGGACGGTGCCGAGTATCGCGTGGCGAAAGTGGAGACCAAGGAGCGTGTCCGGAACGCTCCCGCTCCGTTCATCACCAGCACGCTTCAGCAGGAAGCGGCCCGCAAGCTGGGATTCACGGCCAGCCGCACCATGCGCGTTGCGCAGGATCTCTACGAGGGCGTGGAGCTTCCCGGTGAAGGCTCCGTGGGTCTCATCACCTATTTGCGCACGGATTCCACCCGGGTGGCTCCCGAGGCGGTGGAGGAGGCACGCGCCTACATCCGCGACAACTACGGTCCCCAGTATCTCCCCGCCGCCCCGCGCACGTACCGGAAGTCCAAGGCGGCGCAGGACGCCCACGAGGCCATCCGCCCAACCAGGGTGCACCGGGAGCCAGACTCGCTAAAGGCGCATCTGTCGGACGAGCACTACAAGCTGTATCGCCTGATCTGGCAGAGGTTTGTTGCCAGCCAGATGAACCCCGCCGTCTACGATGTGGAGACGGTGGACATCTCTGCCGGGCGGTTCACGTTCCGGGCGACAGGCTCCACGCAGAGGTTCGATGGCTTCCGCAGGGTCTATTCGGAGGGACAGGACGACACACCCGCCGAGCCGGCCGACGAGGATCGCCCGCCGCTGCCGCAGATGGCCGAAGGGGACGTGCTGGATCTGCTGAAGCTCCTCCCCGAGCAGCATTTCACGGAGCCGCCTCCACGCTACACGGAGGCCACGTTGGTGCGGGCACTGGAAGAGCACGGCATTGGGCGGCCCAGCACCTACGCGGGCATCATCTCCACCCTCAAGGAAAAAGAATATGTCCGACTGGAGAAGAAGCGATTCCACCCCACCGCCCTTGGGTTCGCCGTCTCGGACCGGCTGGTGGAGCACTTCCCTGGCATCATGGACGTCAAGTTCACCGCGGGGGTGGAGGCCGGACTGGACGAAATCGAAAAAGGCCGCACCGAATGGACCCGGCTGGTCTCAGACTTCTATGGCCCGTTCGAGGAGGCTCTCAAGCGCGCCGACGCAGAGATGGAGCGGGTGAAGCTGGAGCCGGAGCGCACCGATCTGAAGTGCCCGAACTGCGGCGGAGACGTGGTCATCCGCGACGGAAGGTTTGGCAAGTTCCTGGCCTGCAGCCGGTATCCCGAGTGCAAGACCATCATCAAGGAGCGCAAGGAGACCGGCGTCTCCTGCCCCTCGTGCGGCGAGGGTCACCTGCTGGAGAGGAAAAGCAGGCGCGGCAAGGTGTTCTACGGCTGCGACCGATACCCGTCGTGTGAGTTCGTACTCTGGGATCGTCCGGTGGGCGAGTGTTGTCCGGACTGCGGTGGCCCGCTGGTGGAGAAGGTGACCAAGTCGCGTGGTCGGGAGATCCGCTGCTCCAACCGTGACTGCGGCTACGCCCGCTCGGTGGAGGAGCAGGAGTGCGAAGACGCGCCTGAAGTGACGGCGCTGGCCTCCTGA
- the mfd gene encoding transcription-repair-coupling factor codes for MSQTATPLETLRRLISAGEPFPTLRRLLSGSARLISVEEVAPEAKPLFAACLAAGEQTPVAIIAYSEEEAERLHEGLIAFGLPPERTLLVPSMEGILFEDGAPDWSALGNRLRGLTHLALHRPCVAVMPLSAALVRTCSRAQFASGVTEVSTGDRLDLHRTAADLAARGYRREDLVTEVGEFSVRGGLLDVWPPVSGSPVRVELFGDEVESIRSFEVESQRSTSHLKSVLLPPAREIIVGEAGERAADVLQAHLDEQVEALRAQGRSADADALELRVSEHLSAIRQGTAFDGMEYYLPFLVSGEQCLLDWLPVDALIIWDEPALCRSGWERLQEELAEVHAARVTRGQALALDREHHVPFERARERILERRCVAVSSLPHQSSWQQTPHRLSFPSAAMDSFGSQAGVFAENVKTWIGHGCSVVVVTPNVLRIGQMLRELGVRPVRGELHTEFEPGAYVLEGDLPHGFQLPEQKVLVVAEADIFGARSPRRPRFTRRDTRPIHSIVDIKEGDYIVHVHHGIGVYRGLRQMETASGVRDFLLLEYAGGDKLYVPADQMDRIQKYSGADSGPPTIHRLGGSDWARTKKKVKASVREMAKELLQIYAAREALGGTAYPPDSPWQAEMEQAFPYTETPDQLRAIEEVKRDLEQPKPMDRLVCGDVGFGKTEVAIRAAFKVVLEGKQVCVLCPTTVLAQQHYNVFSERLAAFPVKVEMLSRFRSPREQRAILDDLRAGNVDIIIGTHRLLSKDVQFHDLGLVVVDEEQRFGVAHKERLKQLRVSVDVLTLTATPIPRTLHMSLAGIRDMSVINQAPEGRMPVRTYVREADDSLIREAIVRELDRNGQVYFVHNRVESIDEAARRVSQLVPYARIAVAHGQMDEHDLESVMMAFYEHRYDVLICTTIIESGLDVPNVNTIIINNADKLGLSQLYQLRGRVGRSNRQAYAYLLYRSEEILSEEAQKRLAAMREFADLGSGFKVALRDLEIRGAGNLLGAEQHGQMISVGFDMYCHLLAQAVREIQGKGPVDEDEEEQTLPPVELPVEAYIPESYIPTEAMRIAIYRKLAAQRSEEEVSRLEEELDDRFGPPPAPVLNALTILRLRLRARELGIRSVAEEDGRIAVTLEPGALIPLDVLRTLKKAFPQHWWEATRVRLAMDGTAPLELVSETMRLLGRSISRPGRREKAAAAR; via the coding sequence ATGTCGCAAACTGCAACGCCGCTTGAGACTCTTAGAAGATTGATCTCCGCCGGAGAGCCGTTTCCCACACTGCGCCGGTTGCTCTCCGGATCGGCTCGGCTCATCTCCGTGGAGGAGGTTGCCCCGGAGGCAAAGCCCCTGTTCGCTGCCTGTCTGGCGGCGGGGGAGCAGACTCCCGTGGCCATCATTGCCTACTCCGAGGAGGAAGCCGAGCGCCTGCACGAAGGTCTCATTGCGTTTGGCCTGCCGCCGGAGCGGACCCTGCTTGTGCCTTCCATGGAAGGCATCCTCTTCGAAGACGGCGCTCCGGACTGGAGCGCGCTGGGAAACCGGCTGCGGGGGCTCACGCATCTAGCCCTTCACAGGCCTTGCGTCGCGGTGATGCCGCTGTCCGCGGCGCTGGTGCGAACTTGCTCTCGGGCTCAGTTCGCATCAGGGGTTACGGAGGTTTCCACGGGTGACCGACTGGATCTGCACCGCACGGCGGCAGACCTCGCGGCCAGAGGCTACCGCCGCGAGGACCTGGTCACGGAGGTGGGGGAATTCAGCGTGCGCGGTGGTCTCCTGGACGTGTGGCCTCCTGTGTCCGGCTCTCCCGTCCGCGTGGAACTGTTCGGCGATGAGGTGGAGAGCATCCGCTCTTTCGAGGTGGAGAGCCAGCGCTCCACCTCCCATCTTAAAAGCGTTTTGTTGCCGCCGGCACGCGAGATTATTGTGGGAGAGGCGGGAGAGCGAGCCGCGGACGTGTTGCAGGCGCATCTGGACGAGCAGGTGGAGGCGCTTCGCGCCCAGGGCAGATCTGCCGATGCCGACGCGCTGGAGCTGCGGGTCAGCGAGCATCTGAGCGCCATCCGTCAGGGTACCGCGTTCGACGGAATGGAGTATTACCTGCCGTTCCTGGTCTCCGGCGAACAGTGCCTGCTGGACTGGCTCCCGGTGGACGCACTGATCATCTGGGACGAGCCGGCCCTTTGCCGGTCGGGATGGGAGCGCCTTCAGGAGGAGCTGGCCGAGGTGCACGCGGCCAGGGTCACACGCGGACAGGCGCTGGCGCTGGATCGGGAGCATCACGTCCCCTTCGAGCGCGCCCGCGAGCGTATTCTGGAGCGCCGTTGCGTGGCCGTCAGCAGCCTGCCGCACCAGAGCTCCTGGCAACAGACGCCGCACCGCCTAAGCTTCCCGTCCGCGGCGATGGACTCGTTCGGATCGCAGGCGGGAGTGTTCGCGGAGAACGTGAAGACCTGGATCGGGCACGGATGCTCCGTCGTGGTGGTGACGCCCAACGTGCTGCGGATAGGACAGATGCTCCGTGAACTGGGTGTTAGACCGGTGCGGGGCGAGTTGCACACGGAGTTTGAGCCGGGGGCATACGTTCTGGAGGGCGATCTGCCCCACGGTTTCCAGTTGCCGGAGCAGAAGGTGCTGGTGGTGGCGGAGGCAGACATCTTCGGAGCTCGTTCGCCGCGAAGGCCCCGTTTCACCCGGCGCGACACACGCCCCATCCATTCCATTGTGGACATCAAGGAAGGGGATTACATCGTCCACGTGCATCACGGCATAGGAGTGTACCGCGGCCTGCGGCAGATGGAGACGGCCTCGGGCGTTCGCGACTTCCTGCTGCTGGAGTATGCCGGAGGAGACAAACTCTACGTCCCCGCCGATCAGATGGACCGCATCCAGAAATACTCGGGGGCGGACTCTGGACCGCCCACCATCCATCGCCTGGGAGGGAGCGACTGGGCGCGCACCAAGAAGAAGGTGAAAGCCTCCGTCCGCGAGATGGCGAAGGAGCTGCTCCAGATCTACGCCGCCCGCGAGGCGCTGGGAGGGACGGCCTATCCGCCGGATTCTCCGTGGCAGGCGGAGATGGAGCAGGCATTCCCCTATACGGAGACTCCGGATCAGCTTCGCGCCATTGAGGAGGTGAAACGGGACCTGGAGCAGCCGAAGCCGATGGACCGGCTCGTGTGCGGCGACGTGGGCTTCGGGAAGACCGAAGTGGCCATCCGCGCAGCGTTCAAAGTGGTTCTGGAGGGTAAGCAGGTCTGCGTGCTGTGCCCCACCACTGTTCTCGCACAGCAGCACTACAACGTTTTTTCGGAGCGGTTGGCGGCGTTCCCCGTGAAGGTGGAGATGCTGTCGCGGTTCCGCTCGCCCCGCGAGCAGCGCGCCATTCTGGACGATCTGCGCGCGGGCAACGTGGACATCATCATCGGAACGCACAGGCTTCTGTCGAAGGACGTGCAGTTCCACGACCTGGGCCTGGTGGTAGTGGACGAAGAGCAGCGCTTCGGCGTGGCGCACAAAGAGCGTTTGAAGCAGTTGCGCGTCAGCGTGGACGTGCTGACGCTGACGGCGACCCCCATCCCCCGCACTCTGCACATGTCCCTTGCCGGCATCCGGGATATGAGCGTCATCAACCAGGCCCCGGAGGGGCGCATGCCGGTGCGGACCTACGTGCGGGAGGCGGACGACTCGCTCATCCGGGAAGCCATCGTACGGGAACTTGACCGCAACGGTCAGGTCTACTTCGTGCATAACCGGGTGGAGTCCATAGACGAGGCGGCCCGGCGTGTCAGCCAGCTGGTCCCGTATGCGCGGATAGCCGTCGCCCACGGCCAGATGGACGAGCACGACCTGGAATCCGTGATGATGGCATTCTACGAGCACCGCTACGATGTGCTGATCTGCACCACCATCATCGAAAGCGGGCTGGACGTCCCGAACGTGAACACCATCATCATCAACAACGCGGACAAACTGGGGCTCAGCCAACTCTACCAGCTGCGCGGGCGGGTGGGGCGCAGCAACCGCCAAGCCTACGCTTACCTGCTTTATCGGTCGGAGGAGATCCTGAGCGAGGAAGCGCAGAAACGGCTGGCGGCCATGCGGGAGTTCGCGGATCTGGGCTCCGGGTTCAAAGTGGCGCTCAGGGATCTGGAGATCCGGGGGGCGGGCAACCTGCTGGGGGCGGAACAGCACGGCCAGATGATCTCTGTGGGATTCGATATGTATTGCCATCTACTGGCGCAGGCGGTCCGCGAGATCCAGGGCAAGGGACCGGTGGACGAGGACGAGGAAGAGCAGACTCTTCCGCCGGTGGAGCTGCCGGTGGAAGCCTATATTCCGGAGAGCTACATCCCCACCGAGGCGATGCGCATCGCCATCTATCGCAAGCTGGCCGCGCAGCGTTCCGAGGAAGAGGTTTCAAGGCTGGAGGAGGAGCTGGACGACCGGTTCGGTCCGCCTCCCGCGCCCGTTCTGAACGCGCTCACCATCCTGAGGTTGCGACTGCGGGCCAGGGAGCTGGGCATCCGCTCGGTCGCGGAGGAGGATGGGCGCATTGCGGTGACTCTGGAGCCGGGCGCCCTCATTCCGTTGGACGTGCTGAGGACCCTGAAGAAAGCGTTCCCGCAGCATTGGTGGGAGGCGACACGTGTGCGGCTGGCGATGGATGGAACTGCACCGCTGGAACTTGTAAGCGAGACGATGCGGCTGCTCGGCAGGTCCATCTCACGGCCAGGCCGCCGGGAAAAAGCCGCTGCGGCCCGGTAG
- a CDS encoding glycosyl transferase, translating to MRCSVLIVNWRTSELLRELLLSLRRHPASGGQEVIVVDNASDDFDEAAFRREFPEVRFLAQRENLGFAAGNNLAWRHSTGGHLVLLNPDTQVTDGALDTLLDFLDHHPSAAIAAPQLVFPDGTVQDSCRSFPWPMSILFTAMRLHLMFPRSRLLGAYRMTWFDHRHTRQVDQPMATCWAVRRSVVEQIGLFDEEFPILFNDVDFCWRVRQSGWEIWFVAEARVLHVGGAGTKKGGAAMFAESHLGLVRFYRKNMRGRTPAIAIWLASLVSWLNCVGRTLSARRAAAR from the coding sequence ATGCGCTGTTCGGTCCTGATCGTTAACTGGCGCACGTCGGAGCTGCTTCGCGAGCTGCTGCTCTCGCTGCGGCGCCATCCGGCCAGCGGCGGTCAGGAGGTCATCGTGGTGGATAACGCAAGCGACGACTTCGACGAGGCCGCTTTCCGCCGGGAGTTCCCCGAGGTACGCTTTCTGGCGCAGCGTGAGAACCTGGGTTTCGCGGCTGGAAACAACCTGGCGTGGAGACACAGCACAGGCGGGCATCTGGTGCTGTTGAACCCGGATACGCAGGTGACTGACGGAGCCTTGGACACTCTGCTGGACTTTCTGGACCACCACCCTTCCGCCGCCATCGCCGCGCCACAGCTTGTATTCCCGGACGGCACGGTGCAGGATTCCTGCCGCTCCTTTCCCTGGCCGATGAGCATCCTGTTCACGGCCATGCGGCTTCACCTGATGTTTCCCCGGAGCAGGCTGCTCGGCGCCTATCGCATGACCTGGTTCGACCATCGCCACACCCGCCAGGTGGATCAGCCCATGGCCACCTGCTGGGCGGTGCGCAGGAGCGTGGTGGAGCAGATCGGACTATTCGACGAAGAATTCCCCATCTTGTTCAACGATGTGGATTTCTGCTGGAGGGTGCGCCAGAGTGGCTGGGAGATCTGGTTCGTGGCGGAAGCGCGTGTTCTGCACGTGGGAGGTGCGGGCACGAAAAAAGGGGGGGCGGCGATGTTCGCCGAATCGCACCTGGGGCTGGTGCGTTTCTACCGCAAAAACATGCGGGGGCGCACCCCCGCGATCGCCATCTGGCTGGCAAGCCTTGTCTCCTGGCTGAACTGCGTGGGCCGGACGCTCAGCGCGCGGAGGGCGGCCGCACGGTGA
- a CDS encoding DNA processing protein DprA, with product MVETDREELLASLALACAELSARAWLVLRDKFGSSRDILAAEDLALAAVRGVSAHARARVQTARKKLPEMPDLLDRLAAMGATAVPFTDPLYPPLLKQIADPPGLLFVRGELTEQDRFAVAIVGSRSPRPYGVQMARRLASDLASAGLTIVSGGARGIDGSAHDAAIRAGGRTIAVLGSGIDVAYPSEHRELFNRIAASGALVSEFPPGAPPESWRFPRRNRIISGLSRGVIVCDAPEDSGSLITATCAAEQSREVFAVPGNVDTGHNRGAHRLLKEGAKLVESADDVLEEFGIERSPERKAPVERPRMQVTPDEMRILELLDLEPVPLDVIIEKTALPPSDVAGLLTFLEMKRLVKRLAGPSYVRVVG from the coding sequence ATGGTTGAGACGGATCGGGAAGAGCTGCTCGCCAGCCTGGCTCTGGCGTGCGCGGAGCTGTCTGCGCGGGCGTGGCTGGTTCTGAGGGACAAGTTCGGGAGCTCGCGGGACATCCTGGCTGCGGAGGATCTGGCTCTAGCGGCGGTGCGGGGTGTTTCGGCGCACGCGCGGGCCCGCGTTCAGACCGCGCGCAAGAAGCTCCCGGAGATGCCGGACCTTCTTGACCGGCTGGCCGCGATGGGCGCGACCGCGGTGCCGTTCACGGATCCCCTGTATCCTCCGCTGCTGAAACAGATCGCCGACCCGCCCGGGTTGCTGTTCGTCCGCGGTGAGCTGACGGAACAGGACCGGTTTGCTGTAGCCATTGTGGGGAGCCGCTCACCGCGGCCCTACGGCGTACAGATGGCCCGGCGGCTGGCTTCCGACCTGGCTTCGGCTGGCCTGACCATCGTCAGCGGCGGAGCCCGCGGGATAGACGGATCCGCCCACGACGCCGCCATCCGTGCCGGCGGACGCACGATCGCCGTACTGGGAAGCGGTATTGACGTGGCCTATCCTTCCGAGCACCGCGAGCTTTTCAACCGCATCGCGGCCAGTGGAGCGCTGGTGAGCGAATTCCCGCCCGGCGCCCCGCCCGAAAGTTGGCGCTTCCCCCGGCGGAACCGCATCATCAGCGGCCTGTCCCGTGGAGTTATCGTGTGCGACGCGCCGGAGGACTCCGGATCGCTTATCACAGCCACCTGCGCGGCGGAGCAGTCCCGGGAGGTGTTCGCTGTGCCGGGCAACGTGGACACGGGGCATAACCGGGGGGCCCACCGCCTGCTGAAGGAGGGGGCAAAGCTGGTGGAGAGCGCAGACGATGTGCTGGAGGAGTTCGGCATCGAGCGTTCTCCGGAGCGCAAAGCCCCTGTCGAGCGTCCCCGGATGCAGGTGACGCCGGACGAAATGCGCATCCTGGAACTGCTGGACCTGGAGCCGGTCCCGCTGGACGTCATCATCGAGAAGACCGCCCTGCCTCCCAGCGACGTGGCCGGGCTGCTGACGTTCCTTGAGATGAAGCGGCTGGTCAAGCGGCTGGCCGGCCCCTCCTACGTGCGCGTCGTGGGGTAG
- a CDS encoding haloacid dehalogenase → MTGRGRAGIIPDVSELPPLLQDIAAVLFDLDGTLVETNIDFTLMKRRTLELCARHGADPDLLADRDILSIIEHAACAMPRPRAEEFRRLAWDMLEDMEMQSLAGARLVDGCSELLQGLQQRNIRTGIVTRNCRRAASVLIGMLPVKVDVWLAREDVSRTKPDPLHLHEALKALSVPAEKALMVGDHLMDIRAGRDAGCRTVGLLGGREPGYYDDVGADAVFPDLRSLCDALFGPDR, encoded by the coding sequence TTGACGGGCCGGGGCCGGGCCGGTATCATCCCTGATGTGTCTGAACTCCCTCCGCTGCTGCAGGATATCGCCGCTGTCCTGTTCGATCTGGACGGCACTCTGGTGGAGACCAATATCGACTTCACCCTGATGAAGCGCCGGACGCTGGAGCTCTGCGCGCGCCACGGCGCGGACCCCGACCTGCTGGCAGACAGAGATATTCTCTCCATCATCGAGCATGCCGCTTGCGCGATGCCCCGCCCGCGGGCGGAAGAGTTCCGGCGGCTGGCCTGGGACATGCTGGAAGATATGGAGATGCAGTCCCTGGCCGGTGCCCGTCTCGTGGATGGATGCAGCGAACTCCTGCAAGGGCTGCAGCAGCGGAATATCCGGACGGGCATCGTAACGCGCAACTGCAGGCGGGCGGCCAGCGTCTTGATCGGGATGCTGCCCGTGAAGGTGGACGTGTGGCTCGCCCGCGAGGACGTTTCCCGCACCAAACCCGACCCGCTTCACCTCCACGAGGCGCTGAAGGCGCTCAGCGTGCCGGCGGAAAAGGCGCTGATGGTGGGGGATCACCTCATGGACATCCGGGCCGGGCGGGACGCCGGCTGCCGCACCGTGGGACTGCTGGGAGGGCGGGAGCCCGGATACTATGACGATGTGGGGGCAGATGCCGTCTTCCCCGATCTGCGGAGCCTGTGCGATGCGCTGTTCGGTCCTGATCGTTAA